One part of the Lycium ferocissimum isolate CSIRO_LF1 chromosome 8, AGI_CSIRO_Lferr_CH_V1, whole genome shotgun sequence genome encodes these proteins:
- the LOC132068692 gene encoding uncharacterized protein LOC132068692 isoform X2: MLSSSLAKSIGTSRRRDEVYVAAVPLRAAKGPAQLALVYDFQPEDPESIAVAVAALSGRNVPGVVLTRTLKKLPKRKCWFVGYSESDAIDAANRFNKGWDTDLRINHHDCRNYANGLVEYLTGMKAVLEHLRSSSTRDEMALPRKD; encoded by the exons atgcTATCGAGCTCACTCGCAAAATCCATAGGAACAAGTAGAAGAAGAGATGAAGTATACGTAGCAGCTGTGCCTTTAAGAGCCGCAAAAGGGCCAGCCCAGTTG GCCTTAGTGTATGATTTCCAACCTGAAGATCCTGAAAGCATAGCTGTAGCTGTTGCAGCTCTATCTGGCAGAAATGTACCAG GAGTTGTTCTTACTAGGACACTGAAGAAGCTGCCAAAAAGGAAGTGCTGGTTTGTTGGCTATTCAGAGAGTGATGCAATAGATGCGGCAAACAGATTCAACAAAGGATGGGATACTGACTTGAGGATTAACCATCATGACTGTCGAAACTATGCAAATG GACTTGTGGAATATCTCACTGGAATGAAAGCAGTGCTGGAGCACCTACGGAGCAGCAGCACAAGAGATGAGATGGCATTACCCAGAAAGGACTAA
- the LOC132068692 gene encoding uncharacterized protein LOC132068692 isoform X1 yields MLSSSLAKSIGTSRRRDEVYVAAVPLRAAKGPAQLVMSTAYSLNLWDFQHFMALVYDFQPEDPESIAVAVAALSGRNVPGVVLTRTLKKLPKRKCWFVGYSESDAIDAANRFNKGWDTDLRINHHDCRNYANGLVEYLTGMKAVLEHLRSSSTRDEMALPRKD; encoded by the exons atgcTATCGAGCTCACTCGCAAAATCCATAGGAACAAGTAGAAGAAGAGATGAAGTATACGTAGCAGCTGTGCCTTTAAGAGCCGCAAAAGGGCCAGCCCAGTTGGTGATGTCCACTGCTTACTCTCTCAATTTGTGGGATTTTCAGCATTTCATG GCCTTAGTGTATGATTTCCAACCTGAAGATCCTGAAAGCATAGCTGTAGCTGTTGCAGCTCTATCTGGCAGAAATGTACCAG GAGTTGTTCTTACTAGGACACTGAAGAAGCTGCCAAAAAGGAAGTGCTGGTTTGTTGGCTATTCAGAGAGTGATGCAATAGATGCGGCAAACAGATTCAACAAAGGATGGGATACTGACTTGAGGATTAACCATCATGACTGTCGAAACTATGCAAATG GACTTGTGGAATATCTCACTGGAATGAAAGCAGTGCTGGAGCACCTACGGAGCAGCAGCACAAGAGATGAGATGGCATTACCCAGAAAGGACTAA
- the LOC132068692 gene encoding uncharacterized protein LOC132068692 isoform X3 gives MLSSSLAKSIGTSRRRDEVYVAAVPLRAAKGPAQLVMSTAYSLNLWDFQHFMVIINPSSSSSLYSQALVYDFQPEDPESIAVAVAALSGRNVPGVVLTRTLKKLPKRKCWFVGYSESDAIDAANRFNKGWDTDLRINHHDCRNYANGLVEYLTGMKAVLEHLRSSSTRDEMALPRKD, from the exons atgcTATCGAGCTCACTCGCAAAATCCATAGGAACAAGTAGAAGAAGAGATGAAGTATACGTAGCAGCTGTGCCTTTAAGAGCCGCAAAAGGGCCAGCCCAGTTGGTGATGTCCACTGCTTACTCTCTCAATTTGTGGGATTTTCAGCATTTCATGGTCATCATCaacccctcctcctcctcctctctctACTCTCAG GCCTTAGTGTATGATTTCCAACCTGAAGATCCTGAAAGCATAGCTGTAGCTGTTGCAGCTCTATCTGGCAGAAATGTACCAG GAGTTGTTCTTACTAGGACACTGAAGAAGCTGCCAAAAAGGAAGTGCTGGTTTGTTGGCTATTCAGAGAGTGATGCAATAGATGCGGCAAACAGATTCAACAAAGGATGGGATACTGACTTGAGGATTAACCATCATGACTGTCGAAACTATGCAAATG GACTTGTGGAATATCTCACTGGAATGAAAGCAGTGCTGGAGCACCTACGGAGCAGCAGCACAAGAGATGAGATGGCATTACCCAGAAAGGACTAA